The sequence GCCATGCTTAAAATCTTAGAAAAGTTTAAACCTTATGCCGAGCTGCTGCCGACCAGGCATGACATTCGGATGAAATCGGGAAATCTGCAAGGCATCTACGCCTATGCCGGATATTTTGAAGCCAGAGGCCAACTCGATCCCTTTGTGGTGATCCTCAACCAGCAGCGAAACACCCGCGATAAAATACTCAATAATCTCAAAAAGGTACATGAGTCGTCAGAACAAT comes from Pseudomonadota bacterium and encodes:
- a CDS encoding peptidase S13, with the translated sequence AMLKILEKFKPYAELLPTRHDIRMKSGNLQGIYAYAGYFEARGQLDPFVVILNQQRNTRDKILNNLKKVHESSEQ